A window of Mucilaginibacter paludis DSM 18603 contains these coding sequences:
- a CDS encoding TonB-dependent receptor, whose translation MKKLFTFFVFFALVVFKGYSQTARQVHGIVADSTGVTIPGAVVKLTSATDSLNVVTDINGVFTFASIKAKKFSLTILSIGFQGLKRNYTFDDDTKPANIGMIKLKAESKLLNVVNITDVNSVKVSVDTTEYKASAYPVRANAPVEDVLKKLPGVDVDKDGNVTAEGKSVTKVRINGKDFFGGDVKTATKNLPADVIESIQMIDDYGDQANLTGLKTGEPNKIMNIVIRKDKNYGYSLSATGGDGADALPSKPGISNDNRYLGSINSFKFNGDQQIALLGTINNTNVNTFSFGGGGGGGGGGRAARLGGGGTTPSNGITDAKSIGLNFRDQWGPNLSVYGSYSFADNSVYTLNTSIQKNSNGSFVNNSNSVNTDGTLNHRVTWNMEWKPDTVNYLKFTPTFSYSSTTADDFSQNSILNSNVQTLLYNSKTLGNSNSPNYGGTLLYNHHFHSGRNFSLNLTASTGPTNQFSNPITTYIVGRPPVDSLAVPANQLINTHTATNTEGITASYLEPLSKVSFLEANYTFNRNATNTSRLNDTVTVSGQQNYYDLLSNNYNSTFTTHRFGLNYRLIEAKYNLTLGAGAQPGVLDGNSPATSTYPSVVTHVNTFNFIPTARFVYNFSRSQALSFNYNGASNQPSYSQLNPRPDKSDPTYIVTGNPNLEPEFNNNFSIRYNKFSFGTGDILFTNLSFTQTNNKIVTNVINNNNGTQSVDYRNADGYYTANGFFTFAKPWSQRKYTLILNGNINYTNNIGFSNNIKNIAKQLTYTPGARFRLDITDVVDAQASVNYAVTTTNNTTSSLDNHTYQTTTLGLSGKNYFWKDWTLNYDYSKAINEGYSGAVTNPNILNAYLERRFLKNNMATIRASVFDIFNQNTGYTNTTTGNYITESTVNRLGRYFLMTLTIRLQQFAGKTPDDFPGGKRRGFGGGGPGGGGPGGGGGGFGGPPQ comes from the coding sequence ATGAAAAAGCTTTTTACATTTTTTGTTTTTTTTGCACTTGTAGTTTTTAAAGGTTACTCGCAGACGGCGCGGCAGGTACACGGTATAGTAGCCGATTCAACCGGGGTAACCATACCGGGGGCTGTTGTTAAATTAACCTCGGCCACTGATAGTTTAAATGTGGTTACCGATATTAATGGCGTATTCACCTTTGCATCAATTAAGGCAAAAAAATTCTCACTAACCATATTATCCATAGGTTTTCAAGGCTTAAAACGTAATTATACGTTTGACGACGATACCAAACCAGCCAATATCGGGATGATTAAACTCAAAGCCGAATCGAAATTGCTGAATGTGGTTAACATCACCGATGTAAACTCGGTTAAAGTAAGTGTAGATACTACCGAATATAAGGCGAGCGCTTATCCCGTAAGGGCAAATGCGCCGGTAGAGGACGTATTGAAAAAACTTCCCGGTGTTGATGTAGATAAGGACGGTAACGTAACGGCCGAAGGTAAATCGGTAACCAAAGTTAGGATTAACGGAAAAGATTTTTTTGGAGGTGATGTAAAAACAGCTACTAAAAATTTACCGGCTGATGTAATTGAAAGCATCCAGATGATTGATGATTATGGAGACCAGGCTAATTTAACCGGTTTAAAAACCGGCGAGCCAAACAAAATTATGAACATCGTGATCCGGAAGGATAAAAATTATGGCTATTCGCTATCTGCCACTGGTGGAGATGGGGCCGATGCCTTGCCATCTAAACCGGGTATATCAAATGATAACAGGTACCTGGGATCAATTAACTCCTTTAAATTTAATGGCGATCAGCAAATCGCTTTGTTGGGGACCATCAATAACACCAATGTCAACACCTTTTCGTTTGGTGGTGGCGGTGGCGGTGGTGGCGGCGGCCGTGCTGCCAGGCTTGGTGGTGGTGGTACAACCCCATCAAACGGCATAACCGATGCTAAATCAATAGGTTTGAATTTTCGCGACCAGTGGGGGCCAAACTTATCAGTTTACGGTAGCTATAGCTTTGCCGATAACTCGGTTTATACCCTAAATACATCCATTCAAAAAAACAGTAATGGCTCTTTTGTTAATAACTCAAACAGTGTTAATACAGATGGTACCCTAAATCACCGGGTAACCTGGAATATGGAATGGAAACCCGACACGGTAAATTATCTTAAATTTACGCCAACATTCTCTTACTCAAGCACCACGGCTGATGACTTCAGCCAAAACAGTATTTTAAATAGCAATGTACAGACCTTGCTTTACAACTCCAAAACGCTTGGAAATTCAAACTCCCCTAACTACGGTGGTACGTTGTTATATAATCACCACTTTCATAGCGGGCGTAACTTCAGCTTAAATTTAACAGCGAGTACCGGTCCAACCAACCAATTTTCAAACCCGATCACCACTTACATTGTGGGCAGGCCGCCTGTTGATAGCCTTGCTGTTCCGGCTAATCAATTAATTAACACCCATACTGCTACCAATACTGAGGGCATTACCGCATCATATCTTGAACCATTAAGTAAAGTATCCTTTTTAGAAGCTAATTATACGTTTAACCGAAACGCTACCAATACCAGCAGACTGAATGATACAGTAACCGTTAGCGGCCAGCAAAACTACTACGACCTGTTAAGCAATAACTATAATTCTACCTTTACAACACACCGTTTTGGCTTAAATTACCGTTTAATTGAGGCCAAATACAACCTTACCTTGGGCGCAGGCGCTCAGCCGGGTGTGTTAGACGGTAATTCGCCGGCAACAAGCACGTATCCGAGCGTTGTTACGCATGTAAATACCTTTAACTTTATACCGACCGCGCGCTTTGTTTATAATTTTTCGCGCAGCCAGGCATTGAGCTTTAATTACAATGGCGCAAGCAACCAACCTTCCTATTCGCAATTGAACCCACGTCCCGACAAATCCGACCCTACCTATATCGTAACAGGTAACCCTAATCTCGAGCCGGAGTTTAACAACAACTTTTCTATCCGTTACAATAAGTTCAGCTTTGGTACAGGCGATATTTTGTTCACCAATTTATCGTTTACCCAAACCAACAATAAAATTGTAACCAACGTAATTAATAATAATAACGGCACACAGTCTGTCGACTACCGCAACGCCGATGGTTATTACACCGCCAATGGTTTTTTTACCTTTGCTAAACCCTGGTCGCAACGCAAGTACACACTTATATTAAATGGAAATATCAATTATACCAACAATATCGGTTTTTCAAACAATATCAAAAATATCGCTAAGCAATTAACTTATACGCCAGGCGCGCGGTTCAGACTTGATATTACCGACGTGGTGGATGCGCAGGCAAGTGTAAATTACGCAGTGACCACAACCAATAATACAACCTCATCGTTAGATAATCACACGTATCAAACAACTACTTTAGGTTTAAGCGGGAAAAATTATTTTTGGAAAGATTGGACACTGAACTACGATTACAGCAAGGCCATTAACGAGGGATACAGCGGCGCCGTAACAAACCCCAATATTTTAAACGCCTATTTGGAGCGCCGTTTTCTTAAAAATAACATGGCCACCATCCGTGCTTCTGTATTCGATATCTTTAACCAGAACACGGGTTATACCAATACCACCACTGGTAACTACATCACAGAATCAACCGTTAATCGTTTAGGGCGCTATTTCCTAATGACGCTTACCATCCGCCTGCAACAATTTGCCGGCAAAACTCCGGATGATTTTCCAGGTGGTAAAAGAAGAGGCTTCGGCGGTGGTGGTCCTGGCGGCGGCGGCCCCGGCGGTGGTGGTGGCGGCTTTGGCGGCCCTCCTCAATAA
- a CDS encoding aspartyl protease family protein — protein MHFNFIRNMIVVPLTINDKGPYNFILDTGVDLMIITDPALVDSLNITNKRLIRVTGMGEGNDFEAYLTSALKVSMPNVIGEHISAAILKKDEFGLSNYAGINIHGLLGYEFFSSFSVRVNFMDSTITMASPRDMRLFKRGDKIQMSIEDHKPYITSRISISGKTPEKENKLILDLGAGHPLSLENLIGENKGLPEKFIASNLGISLTGPINGFLSRIDQIEIGKYRITNVITSFPDYDTVKKNLIAVKRNGNLGMEILKKFNLIIDYQNGILYLKPNLSFKDQFEHDMSGMEYFADGPGLTHIIINNVERGSAAAEIGLKKGDELVKINFVPVERMGIEQIDHVFRSRENRSVLLEVFHDNIYEKFILTLKRRI, from the coding sequence ATGCACTTCAATTTCATCCGGAACATGATTGTGGTACCGCTTACCATTAATGATAAAGGCCCCTATAATTTTATATTAGATACAGGTGTAGATTTAATGATTATTACCGACCCTGCACTTGTTGATTCATTGAACATTACAAACAAACGGTTGATCAGGGTGACCGGCATGGGCGAAGGCAATGACTTTGAAGCTTATTTAACCTCTGCCCTAAAAGTAAGTATGCCTAATGTGATTGGTGAACACATATCAGCAGCCATTTTAAAAAAGGATGAATTCGGCCTGTCAAACTATGCCGGCATCAATATTCACGGCTTATTGGGGTACGAGTTTTTCAGCAGTTTCTCGGTTCGTGTTAATTTTATGGACAGCACCATAACTATGGCCTCACCTCGGGATATGCGTTTGTTTAAACGTGGCGATAAGATACAAATGAGTATTGAAGATCATAAGCCCTACATCACAAGCAGGATCAGCATCAGCGGCAAAACTCCCGAAAAAGAGAATAAACTCATCCTTGACCTGGGTGCGGGCCATCCCTTATCTCTGGAAAATTTAATAGGCGAAAACAAAGGCTTGCCCGAAAAATTTATCGCTTCTAATTTAGGCATCAGTTTAACCGGACCGATTAACGGTTTTTTAAGCCGGATTGATCAAATTGAAATTGGTAAGTATCGAATAACTAATGTAATCACCTCGTTTCCGGATTATGACACTGTCAAAAAAAATTTGATTGCTGTAAAACGAAATGGCAATTTGGGGATGGAGATCCTTAAAAAATTCAACCTCATTATAGACTACCAAAATGGCATATTATATTTAAAACCCAATTTATCGTTTAAAGATCAGTTTGAGCATGATATGAGCGGCATGGAGTATTTTGCAGACGGGCCCGGCCTTACTCACATCATTATCAACAATGTTGAACGTGGTTCCGCCGCCGCCGAAATAGGCTTAAAAAAAGGAGATGAATTAGTAAAGATCAATTTTGTGCCCGTTGAGCGAATGGGAATTGAACAAATAGACCATGTATTCCGCTCGCGCGAAAACCGCTCCGTGCTCCTCGAAGTTTTTCACGACAATATATACGAAAAATTTATCCTCACTTTAAAAAGAAGAATTTAG
- a CDS encoding N-acetylmuramoyl-L-alanine amidase produces MKLLILFISIALCFVLNAVNAQDQAHNFIRLVNPVKETTVVNSPKFYITGQTTAGAQLMLDTLPVKVYTTGTFAQPLSLNEGNNTFKLTSILQTDTLVKTFTVTYNKPLQAQPTRGFAIEYVKTIPAINQWLQPGDRLQVVMKATPNMRASFLKGIEMTEVDSAEVGVSGIYRGEYLIKQGDTLAEAPIQFRLSDNKNILHAETASKLTILSGERTIIGLTTGDRPYLDYGLGTDRLGGAKLVYIDTLVQLNITGKFGDSYRVKLAADQQAYVPKQNVVLLSGVHFAPVSLTGNWTASGDDQYDYLSIGLDKKLPYSSSTLLNPNRIVINIYGATSNTNWIIQKQSLKEIKNTWYEQVSKDVLQVNIDLQHAQLWGYDIYYRGSILIIKIKHQPESFSLAKLTIGIDAGHGGSNPGADGLTGVLEKNITLAMALKLKAELEKAGTKVVMTRTTDSSFNNSARIRYMKAQNPDLLVSIHCNSADNPTVQGNSTYYKHLAFRPLSQPIHDEIIKMGMADYGNIGSFNFVFNTPTEYPNVLVETAFLSNPEDEEKILQDNFQQKMVEAIVKGIKNFLQAQAPDSIQPPPPIEEPSGKKKKHLG; encoded by the coding sequence ATGAAATTGCTCATCCTCTTTATTTCGATAGCGCTATGCTTTGTTCTTAACGCGGTAAATGCCCAGGATCAAGCCCATAATTTTATCAGGCTGGTTAATCCTGTAAAAGAAACAACGGTTGTTAACTCGCCCAAATTTTATATTACAGGGCAAACAACTGCTGGTGCCCAACTGATGCTGGATACCTTACCGGTTAAAGTTTACACTACCGGAACATTTGCCCAGCCGCTTAGCCTAAACGAAGGGAACAACACATTTAAGCTCACATCCATCCTGCAAACAGATACTCTTGTAAAAACATTTACAGTTACCTATAACAAACCTTTGCAAGCCCAGCCAACCCGGGGCTTTGCTATCGAGTATGTTAAAACCATACCAGCAATCAACCAATGGTTACAACCCGGAGACCGCCTTCAAGTGGTAATGAAGGCTACACCCAATATGAGGGCCTCGTTTTTAAAGGGCATTGAGATGACAGAAGTTGATTCGGCCGAGGTGGGAGTGAGTGGTATTTACCGCGGAGAATATTTAATTAAGCAAGGCGATACTTTGGCTGAGGCCCCCATTCAATTTAGGTTAAGTGATAACAAGAATATTCTGCATGCCGAAACAGCCAGCAAGCTTACCATACTCAGCGGCGAACGAACCATCATTGGATTAACTACCGGCGACCGCCCATATCTGGACTACGGCCTGGGAACCGACCGGCTTGGAGGGGCTAAACTTGTTTACATTGACACCCTGGTACAACTCAACATTACCGGGAAATTTGGTGATAGCTACCGCGTTAAACTCGCTGCCGACCAACAAGCCTATGTACCTAAACAAAATGTGGTTTTGCTTAGCGGCGTACACTTTGCGCCGGTATCGTTAACCGGTAACTGGACGGCAAGCGGCGACGATCAGTACGACTATTTATCAATTGGCCTGGATAAAAAGCTACCTTATTCATCATCAACTTTGTTAAACCCTAACCGCATTGTGATTAACATTTACGGCGCCACATCAAACACCAACTGGATTATCCAGAAACAAAGCCTGAAAGAGATTAAAAATACCTGGTACGAACAGGTGAGCAAAGATGTGCTACAGGTTAACATCGATTTGCAACATGCCCAGTTATGGGGATATGATATTTATTACCGGGGCAGCATTTTAATTATTAAAATAAAACATCAGCCGGAAAGTTTTAGCCTGGCTAAATTAACCATAGGGATAGATGCCGGGCATGGAGGGAGCAACCCCGGGGCGGATGGTTTAACAGGTGTGTTAGAAAAAAACATAACGCTTGCTATGGCGCTTAAACTAAAAGCCGAACTTGAAAAAGCAGGTACAAAAGTTGTGATGACCCGCACTACCGACAGTTCTTTTAACAACAGCGCCAGGATCAGGTATATGAAGGCCCAAAATCCCGATCTGCTGGTGAGCATCCACTGTAACTCGGCAGATAACCCTACTGTCCAGGGCAATTCTACGTACTACAAACATTTAGCCTTCAGGCCGCTTAGCCAGCCTATCCATGATGAAATCATCAAAATGGGCATGGCAGACTATGGTAACATAGGTAGCTTTAACTTTGTATTTAATACGCCTACCGAATATCCTAACGTATTAGTAGAAACTGCTTTTTTATCAAACCCCGAAGACGAGGAAAAGATATTGCAAGATAACTTTCAGCAAAAAATGGTTGAAGCCATTGTAAAAGGGATTAAAAACTTCTTACAAGCCCAGGCGCCGGATAGTATTCAACCGCCGCCGCCGATAGAAGAACCTTCTGGCAAAAAGAAAAAGCATTTGGGCTAA
- a CDS encoding YihY/virulence factor BrkB family protein yields MKYVTKKSLLSVWKVASATFNGFLDDKGLKLSASLAYYTVFSIAPLLILLISLASFFYGQDAIQGKVFSQVNAFVGNQAAAQIQSMIKSVSLSGKTGVAVVTGIITLILGASGVFLEIQESLNIIWRVKAKPKRGWVKMITNRLLSFSLIIGLGFLLIVSLIINGVIIALSDHLTHYFPNATLLVLNVINLGLTFIVISALFGIIFKFLPDVNISWKEVRMGAFFTALLFMLGKYLIGIYITTTGTGSTYGAAGSLIVILVWIYYTSAILYFGAEFTQVYAEFTGCKIQPAEYAVAVIQKEVEKEVATLPPQNPDLK; encoded by the coding sequence ATGAAGTATGTAACCAAAAAATCCTTACTGTCCGTTTGGAAAGTAGCAAGCGCTACCTTTAATGGGTTTTTAGATGATAAAGGCCTTAAACTTAGTGCTTCATTAGCCTATTATACTGTATTTTCAATTGCCCCGTTATTAATATTGTTAATATCGCTGGCCAGTTTTTTTTACGGTCAGGATGCTATCCAGGGCAAAGTATTTTCGCAGGTAAATGCCTTCGTGGGCAACCAGGCAGCGGCCCAAATCCAATCTATGATTAAAAGCGTATCCCTTTCGGGCAAAACAGGCGTTGCCGTAGTTACGGGTATCATCACCCTCATTTTGGGTGCCTCTGGAGTATTTTTGGAAATACAGGAATCGTTAAACATTATTTGGCGGGTAAAAGCCAAGCCTAAGCGTGGTTGGGTTAAAATGATAACCAATAGATTATTATCTTTTTCGTTAATTATCGGATTGGGTTTTTTGCTGATCGTATCCCTTATTATCAATGGGGTGATTATTGCTTTAAGTGATCATTTAACTCATTATTTCCCTAACGCTACCTTGCTGGTTCTTAATGTAATTAACCTTGGCCTAACCTTTATTGTTATCTCGGCACTTTTTGGCATCATCTTCAAATTTTTGCCCGATGTTAATATTAGCTGGAAAGAAGTACGCATGGGTGCGTTTTTTACAGCGTTGCTGTTTATGCTGGGTAAATATTTAATCGGCATCTACATCACAACCACAGGTACCGGTTCCACCTACGGCGCCGCAGGATCCTTAATCGTGATACTGGTGTGGATTTATTATACTTCGGCTATATTGTACTTCGGTGCCGAGTTTACTCAGGTTTATGCCGAGTTTACTGGCTGTAAAATACAACCGGCAGAATATGCTGTTGCTGTTATTCAAAAAGAGGTAGAAAAAGAAGTAGCCACACTACCGCCGCAAAATCCTGATCTGAAATAA
- a CDS encoding M15 family metallopeptidase, with protein MRYPALILLLFTVWQLSAQNYRDSLHVAGKAQYLAQVSKDHNKALVEIKKYIPAIQLDIRYATTDNFMHQRMYTQARAFTRLPVAKALMLVMADLKEKGLGIKVYDGYRPYAVTEKFYEKASDKHFVADPKKGSKHNRGCALDLSLIDLKTGKELEMPTSFDSFSPKAAADYTALPQQVIQNRELLKSVMQSHGFKVLSNEWWHFDFNGWQNFELLDVPFNQL; from the coding sequence ATGAGGTACCCCGCGCTGATCCTTCTTCTTTTTACTGTATGGCAGCTATCAGCCCAAAACTACCGCGATTCGTTACATGTTGCCGGTAAGGCCCAGTATCTGGCCCAGGTAAGCAAAGATCATAATAAGGCCCTTGTTGAAATAAAAAAATACATTCCCGCTATTCAGCTGGATATACGCTATGCTACCACCGATAACTTTATGCATCAGCGCATGTATACCCAGGCCAGGGCATTTACCCGCCTGCCGGTTGCCAAAGCCTTAATGCTGGTAATGGCAGATTTAAAAGAAAAAGGCCTTGGCATAAAAGTTTACGATGGCTACAGGCCTTATGCCGTAACCGAAAAGTTTTACGAAAAAGCAAGCGACAAGCATTTTGTTGCCGACCCGAAAAAGGGATCAAAGCATAATCGCGGCTGCGCGCTCGATTTGAGTTTGATTGATTTGAAAACCGGTAAAGAACTGGAGATGCCTACCTCGTTTGATAGTTTTAGCCCCAAAGCTGCCGCTGATTATACTGCTCTGCCGCAACAGGTGATTCAGAACAGGGAACTGTTAAAATCGGTAATGCAAAGCCATGGTTTTAAAGTATTGAGTAACGAGTGGTGGCACTTTGATTTTAACGGCTGGCAAAACTTTGAGTTGCTCGATGTTCCGTTTAACCAGCTTTAG
- a CDS encoding alanine dehydrogenase, which yields MSSGILSGFSDVAKQAMMQPQESMLEVKNKKNKLYIGIPREVSFQENRIALTPLSVALLINNGHQVILESNAGKAANFLDKDYSEQGALIVYDTKSVYEADIIIKIAPPTAEEIELMKPNQTLISALQLSTLRPEYIQALQRKKITALCFEDILDEGGSLTVVRAMSEIVGATSILIAAEYLSNVFEGKGLMLGGITGVPPTEIVILGAGTVGEYAARTAISLGAQVKVFDPSIYKLRRLQNNIGSRVFTSVVQPIVLEKAITTCDVAIGAMRAQTGRSPCIVSESTVSKMKPNSVIIDVSIDQGGCFETSEVTNHTHPVFRKYDVIHYCVPNIASRVARTATYALTNIFAPILLDIGEQGGLKNVIWQNTGVRNAVYIYQGHLTNKHIGDRFNLPCKDLDLLIVSNR from the coding sequence ATGAGTTCAGGGATATTAAGTGGTTTTTCCGACGTCGCCAAGCAAGCAATGATGCAGCCTCAGGAGTCGATGCTCGAAGTAAAGAATAAAAAAAACAAACTTTATATCGGTATACCCCGCGAAGTTTCTTTCCAGGAAAACCGCATCGCTTTAACCCCGCTTTCTGTTGCCCTGCTGATTAATAACGGGCACCAGGTTATTTTAGAAAGCAACGCGGGTAAAGCCGCTAACTTTTTGGATAAGGATTACAGTGAGCAGGGCGCCCTTATTGTTTATGATACCAAATCGGTTTACGAGGCCGATATCATCATTAAAATAGCCCCGCCTACGGCCGAAGAGATTGAGTTGATGAAGCCTAACCAAACGCTCATATCGGCATTGCAGCTTTCCACTTTAAGGCCCGAATATATACAGGCGCTTCAGCGTAAAAAAATAACCGCGCTTTGCTTTGAGGATATTTTAGACGAAGGCGGATCGTTAACCGTGGTAAGGGCCATGAGCGAAATTGTTGGCGCTACTTCCATTTTAATAGCCGCCGAGTATTTAAGCAATGTTTTTGAGGGCAAGGGCCTGATGCTGGGTGGCATTACCGGCGTGCCCCCTACCGAGATTGTGATATTGGGAGCCGGTACCGTGGGCGAATATGCCGCCCGTACCGCTATCTCTTTAGGGGCGCAGGTTAAAGTGTTCGATCCGTCCATCTATAAACTGCGCCGCTTGCAAAACAATATCGGCAGCCGGGTTTTTACCTCGGTGGTACAGCCCATTGTTTTAGAAAAAGCCATTACCACCTGTGATGTGGCCATTGGCGCCATGCGCGCCCAAACCGGCAGAAGCCCCTGTATAGTAAGCGAGTCTACCGTAAGTAAAATGAAGCCGAACTCGGTTATTATTGATGTAAGTATTGATCAGGGCGGTTGCTTTGAAACATCGGAGGTTACCAACCATACTCACCCGGTTTTCCGTAAATACGATGTGATCCATTATTGCGTGCCTAATATCGCTTCGCGGGTAGCCCGCACCGCTACTTACGCCTTAACCAATATTTTTGCGCCTATACTTTTAGATATTGGCGAACAGGGAGGGTTAAAAAATGTGATCTGGCAAAATACAGGGGTGCGCAACGCGGTATATATTTACCAGGGGCATTTAACCAACAAGCACATTGGCGACAGGTTTAATTTGCCCTGTAAAGATCTTGACCTGCTCATTGTTTCAAACAGGTAA
- the tsaE gene encoding tRNA (adenosine(37)-N6)-threonylcarbamoyltransferase complex ATPase subunit type 1 TsaE has translation MVFELQSLADLPQAAEQVIASASNKKIFLFHGEMGAGKTTLIKALCKELGVTDNVASPTFSIVNEYRIPTGKIYHFDFYRLKNQTEALDMGCEEYFYSGDYCFIEWPEMIPDLLPDQHINIHIKVLSGDNREICIG, from the coding sequence ATGGTTTTCGAACTTCAATCCCTCGCTGATCTGCCTCAAGCCGCAGAGCAAGTTATAGCTTCCGCTTCCAACAAAAAAATCTTCCTCTTCCACGGAGAAATGGGTGCTGGTAAAACCACGCTGATCAAAGCTTTATGCAAAGAGTTAGGCGTTACCGATAATGTGGCCAGCCCTACGTTTTCCATTGTTAACGAGTACAGGATACCCACAGGTAAAATTTATCATTTTGATTTTTACCGCCTTAAAAACCAAACCGAGGCTCTGGATATGGGCTGCGAAGAATATTTTTATTCGGGCGATTATTGTTTTATAGAATGGCCCGAAATGATACCCGACCTGTTACCCGATCAGCATATCAACATTCATATTAAAGTATTATCAGGTGATAATCGCGAAATCTGCATCGGGTGA
- a CDS encoding type II toxin-antitoxin system VapC family toxin, protein MNGGEIFLDTNICIYLLNGDQILSDFLQDQKVYISIITEIELYSFHGNTDGSIAVLDAFADSVAIVDINKEIKALTIALRKKYKLKIPDTIIAASALSLSMPFITADKGFQRIDSLDLILHENISR, encoded by the coding sequence ATGAATGGCGGTGAGATCTTTTTAGATACTAATATTTGTATTTATTTACTCAATGGCGATCAAATCTTGTCTGACTTTTTACAGGACCAAAAAGTATACATATCGATAATAACGGAGATAGAATTGTATTCATTTCACGGAAATACTGATGGCTCGATAGCCGTTTTGGATGCCTTTGCCGATTCGGTTGCTATTGTGGATATCAATAAAGAAATAAAGGCTTTGACTATAGCGTTACGCAAAAAGTATAAGTTAAAAATACCTGATACGATAATAGCCGCATCGGCTTTGTCGCTTTCAATGCCTTTCATTACTGCCGATAAAGGCTTTCAAAGAATCGATAGTTTAGATTTAATTTTACACGAAAATATATCCCGATAA